The sequence below is a genomic window from Humulus lupulus chromosome 3, drHumLupu1.1, whole genome shotgun sequence.
tgaatatagtcctagaaatattatttattataacctaaggtttagatagaataattaagagcgtgacacttttcacaagcatgtttattaaggatttaagcatcatcagctaagagtacgagaagaagatattccaaagatGACTTTTTGGACTTGATATGGAGTTTCTAGTAATGTATTTTGGATTAAGGAACGCACCAGCatcgttcatggatcttatgaacagagtatttaaggactacctagataagttcgttgtggtgtttatagatgacatattgatctactcaaagacgAAAGCCGAGCATGAAGAACACCTGCGACTGACGCTGGGACGtctcaaaagtcatcaattatacgctaagtttaagaaatgtgaattctagcTAAAGAAGGTGGCACTTCTGGGACACATTGTGTCCAAAAATTGCGTAGAAGTAGATCCAGTCAAGATCGAAgcagtgaaggattggcccaaacGCAAGAGTGCCAAAggggtgagaagttttctgggattgggaggatactatagacgattttttgaagggttttccaaaatagctacacccttaacaaatttgacgcagaagtgcgaagaaagcttccaaacgttaAAGGACAAGCTTATATCAGCCCCAGTTTTATGCACCCCAAacgataagggcaagtttgtagtgAATTGCGACGCGTCGAAGCAGGGTTGCGTATGCCTCGAGATAgataaaggagtacgagcaggggtacccgacccatgacttagaattagcagcggtggttttcaccctaaacatttggatgcactatctgtatggagaaaagtgtgaaatctatacggaccataaaagactaaagtacttctttatgtagaaggagctcaatatgaggcaatggaggtggctggagttagtaaaggactatgattgcgagatcttgtatcatccgagaaaggctaatgttgtggcagACACACATAGTAGGTGGAGTTATAGAAGCTcatcaacacttaaggggatagctcaacacttacaagatgatattaaaaGGTCCGAAATTGAgttaataactggacaactagctgacctcacgatcaagtcaacactaatggaggaaataaaggagaaaaaaCAAGAagatgagtttcttcttaagatgaaggcagcactacaaagctcagaaaatgttgatttctccttgacaaaagaaggcacGCTACGATACAGAAACTGAGTATGTGTGCCCGAAAGtggtgaattaagagaaagtattatgaaggaagcgcacactactccatattctcttcacccgggatcgaccaagatgtataACAATGTCAAGGCTATGTactggtggtcgggaatgaagaaagacatagcagaatttgtagcaaaatgccttacatgtcaacaagttaaagcTAAATATCAAAGACCCACTGGAACTTTGAAACCATTAGAGATTCccaaatggaaatgggaggatatagcgATAGAATTTGTAAcaggattaccaaggaccaccaagcagcatgattctgtttgggtaatagtagatagactcacatgAGGTGCATGCCAGCTGGCGGATCTCACCATATCAGCCATGTGCATTAGATTTCTCatgatcatggagtaagtatcttccattgatagaattctctcttacaacaacagttagggctgagcataaaatccgaaaaatcGAAAAAACCGTATACACCGACcttccgaacaccgaaaaaaccgaaaccgattaaaccgaacaccgaaaaaaccgccaacggcgcaaaccgccactgttcggtcggtttgaaaaCTTTGTCCGGACCGACCGGCGGAACCGAAACCGAccaaacaatataatattatataattattaattattaaaattattaaataaaaaaatatatgaaattatgttctatatatttatgttttaaaaatgcacaaaaatggattccaacaatctaaaaaatttagttttttaactaaatctttcaaaaaaaaaaaattttaaaataaaaaataaataagaaattcggtttggtcggtttaaccgaccaaactgcggtccaaaacggtcggttttttcttttaactggtttggtcggtcggtttttggagTGCACCAATCCAGACCGAAAATCGaattctttattttatgttatgaaaaaaccgcccaaaccgaccgatgctcacccctaacaacagttatcaggcaataATAGGCATGGCAcattatgagatgctatatggatggaaatgtcgatcaccacttcattaggatgaggttggtgaaagatgatatttaggatctgaggctgtaagagaagcaactgaggcagtagaaaagataagacagcgaatgattgccgctcaaagtcgccagaagagctatgccgacgctaagaggcgaaatgttgagttttcagtaggtgATCAAGTCTTTTTCAAAGTTTCtctgatgaaggggattatgcgtttcagaaagaaaggaaagttaagctcgaggtttataggtccttttgagttATTGGATAAAGTAGGGCGTGTAGCATATCGGTTCGCTTTACTGCCATCATTAGTTGAAACgcataacgtttttcatgtatcAATGTTGGGAAAATATATATCAGATCcctcccatgtgctcgattacgaGGCTCTTGAGTTAAAACatgatttcagttatgaagaacaaCCAATACATGTTCTAGAacagggaactaaggagttaaggtccaaaagtgtccctatggttaaaatcttatGGAGCAATAGCACCgaaagagaggccacatgggaattggaggaatatataaaggagcagtatcccgagatgtttggtaagtaatttttgaggatgaaattcttttaagtaggagagaattgtagcgtcccagaattttacttagctagatagtagtagtagaatTAATAAAGGATATGGAAAGCAAACCAATATAGCATAAACAATTTTCATGAAAATCTATATGTGGTATATGATTTAATTGTTTTACaaaatatagtttttttaaaaaacgtAAATGAAATATCCATTAATAGGTTAATCATATATGTTTCATTACAAGAAGATATCACTCATAAAGAAAAATCAACTAACATCGGCATACCAAGCCATTTACAATAATCAAGAAAAGGAAAACCTAATAGAAACTTCAAGTAAAGGTCTAATTAGCCCCAAGCAATCAAGCTTCCAACAATTGCGAGGTAAACTAGGTTTCCTTTCCAAATGGGCATATGATAAACCAACCCCACCAATGACCATCAGCCAATAATCTTCCAATAGATGGCATGAGATAACAACTCTATTACTCAAACTaggaataaagaaaataaaacatctAAAGCGAGCTAGCGGGACAATTGGACTAGATTGGGCTCCCACCACACTATGTTGGACAGGAGCGTAGGGTAAATACTGGGTCATAGAAGCCACGGGCTTTGGCGTTGTCAGAGCGGGAAAGGTGACGGACCCCCAAATGCTCTGATCTGGGCAACTTCCTAGCTAATATAGTTTTGTGCTCGACGAATGAAGTCATCGAGCCTTCGACATCCTCTCCACTGTAGGTCATCCCACCACGAGGACCCCACGCGGATGGCAGCATATAAGGCCATTAGCTGCTGCCAATCGTCAACCCTCTTCGCCCTCTCAACTTCCTCCTTGAACTGCTTGATGTAAGATTTAAGGGTCTCGAagggtccttgctttatgttggccaaagcgTTGACCTCACAACTTACCTTTAGAGCAGCTATGAATTGTCTTGTGAATGAAGACGACAGCTAAGGCCACGAATGAATGGATCCCGGCATGTGTTTCTTGAGCCATTCATCTGCTCATCCCGTCAAGGTTTTCGGGAACACATGATATTGGCATCTTTAGAGACGCGATGCACTTACATGAACCTATTGAACATCAAAAGGTGGTCGATAGGATCCGTCATGCCATCATAGGACATCATGACAGGCATCTTAAAGCCTCACGGTAACAAGGCTTCTACAATGTCAGGAGAACATGGCTCCCCATCCACATCCTCCAAGTCGGATTCATGGCCCTGCCAATGGGCCATTTTGAGCATTATCCTCTTTGAGCTCTCTAACTCTGCACGGAGGGGGTCACGATCTTGGTTGACACTTTGTGTCGGGTTATCCCTCTTTCGGGCGTTGAGACTATCCCGCAGGTCTTTTTGGTCCTTTCTCCCGGGTTTGCGCCCAAAAGCCTTGTTACACCTATGAGAATTTAGACCGTCTAGTAGGTTAGTTTGGCCTCAAAATGCACCACTGCCCTTGAGGTGTGCTACTTCCGTTTCCCCTTCGGACTCAATGTTTTCATTGTTAACCGAGATGATAATACCGCATTCGCGGCTAACGGAAATGTTTTGCCTGTTGGCTCCCTGGACATTGTTCATGTGGTGATGGTGAGGTGCTGGGGGACACAACCTCCAGGCCTGGCACGATCCATATTGGCACGCCTGGGTGGACCGCCTTAGGCTCCATGGGTGCTGATAACCTGGCAATGTCCTCCGGCACCTAAGCAGTTACCCTTACTACTTGGGATCGGGGCCTGGTTGTCTTCGGGCTTTAGACGAGCCTTGTTTCGCTTTGGAGCAAGGGTGCcgtcgaccttccccttgccaCGATCTTGTAGCACAGGTGGGCTCCAACTCCAGCTAGGTCCATGAGGTGCATGCCAGCTGGCGGATCTCACCATATCAGCCGGGTGCTCGGGAGGCACTCCGCATGCATGGGTCGATAGCTAGCCCTATAGCTGGGTGGAGAGGTGGCACACCCGTTGGCTGCCTAGTTGGTACTTCTCCATGGAGTTCCACTCATAGCCCTTGGACCGCCAGAGTATCCCTCTTGAAGTTAACCATCTCTTGTAGGGCGGCTTTATTACCATCTTGGGTGTCAAGTTTCTGCTGCTGAGTGGCCACCTGATCGGGAAACGCCACCACTTCTGGCATCTCCTTCACGTCCATGGGCCTGGATattcctcctcataatactcGTCATCTATGTCATCGTATTCGAAATTTTCGTCGTATTCTTCCACCATCTCAGGGAGGTCATGCGGTGGTGGACGGctggtttctcctccctcaacTCCGGCTAGAAGAGCAACATCGTTCGGTGCGCTTCTGTGAATGGTCACCTTGAATATGTTCTTCAATATCTCTTCACATTCTCaacaaaatcaataaaattttgactgcctttttcactatcaacctcatctgagagtttaaagaaaataatggaaaagaacacaaggattttacgtTGTTGAGGCTATAAAACAGCCCTTGTCCAAGAGTCtctggtatttagtgagcttgaagcttgattgagcaagcttcaatggtggctCTCAGGAAGCGTACATGTTGCTCTGaattacagagtttctctctctgaAAATCCGAACACTTAACAAGTAGATACCCCAGCCCTCTtcatagaggctggggtcattaatgttaaccatctatcattaatacaaattatcccattatggggtattaatgttgaattaatacaaaaaaggctgcactaaatagagactacgacCCAGGCATATTGCAccgggcccattgcagaaagtggCATatcaactttatggggaacatgtctCTAACTATCACGGTGTGGCGCACGTTCGCCCATGTCAGGCAGCGTTATGGGAAATGCCGATTGTTGAGGGTACGAActtgacaccactaatcgaggcttaGCAAAAGTTGGCAGATGATTTCTGGTGGGCCATACCTGTAGTGACTCACTCCTGACAGCTACTCTAGGTCCAAGGACCAGAATCCTAGACCTGGGAGATGGGCTAGTGAAGAGAGCTTCTCGGGACGTGACCTCATATGAAGACATCCTTGCCTTGAGGACAAacctcggggcgtggcctcacttggagacatccatgacttggaGATTGGCTTGGGATGTGCCTTACCTGGAGACAACCTCACCTCGACGACTGACCTCGGGGTGTGGCCTCACTTGAAGACATCCATGACTTGGTCGGTTTGGGATTCATGGAAGAGTTCACACTCTGAGAACCTCATGACGTGTCTTTTCAttaattactcctaattgccaCATGTCTGATGGTGAAAAAACGGACAACAAAAATCAACCACCAAAAAAGTGTAGTTTCATATCTGCTACCTCTTGTCCACCTCCATGGAACTATCCCAAACTAAACACAAGAAATAGAAGATTCAAAGCACCTACCATCCATGCTTAACCCCACCAACCCAATCTGCAAAGACATCCTCTCGGTCAGGCATGACCACTATGCATAACTAGAAGTACGAACGACGCCGACATGAAGATGAAGAAAAAAGGAATCTCAGGAAGCCCTAGAGAAAAAATGAAACCCCCAAAACtgattttcctttctttttttttttacaaaatatagttatacacataataaatataaataagaaAGAATTCATAAAAGGAATACAATAATAAACATAAATAACCACTTTTGAATTTAACATgactttttacaaaaaaaaattggactTTTAAAAGGATTTTTAACTAACTTTTCATACCACTGATATTATTGTAAAATTTAAATTGACACTATCtttctttaaaaaataattgatattattattattattatttgcagAGAGAAAGTAACATTAATTGGGGATAGATAATTAGGGCTATCTTAACTTAATTTAACGTTATCAAACAATTTAATTATAGATTAAGTAAATCTATGAGGTGTCTCAAAATAATGGATGAGACAAGGAAATGACAGTAACCAGGGacaactgatttttttttttgctaccTTGATCAATGATTGTTGTAAACTTTCGCCAAAAATGCAACAAGAATGAATGGTCTTTCTGATCGCTTTTGTGAGGGAAGTGAGGAGAAAGAAAGGGTACgtctaagttttttttaaaaaaaaaataaagtttatgaatatttttttaacatattcATGTTAAAATGTGATGAGAAATTCTTATTTTGTAGTGGAAGTGGCATGTTTGCACGATGGTGTTAAATCTAATACCACTACGATTTAGTTGATGCTTCTACAAGAAAGAGTCGCAcaaaaaagtgaaaaaaataaACCTTTTATATACTCCTTGATTCTAAATAGAATACCAGAAATTAAAACATGAAAGTTTTATTGATTCTCTCAAGATGACATGTAAAATTAAATtcatagattttttttaaaaataaaataaaattctagTTTCACACATGAATttacaaacttttttttttgtataaaattatatgtttattgtaCGACTCCTTCGTAGAAATTCTAAATTGATTTTATATTGATTGCAGCAACACTAAAAGTAAATATGTGTAGTAATCACTGCAGCAACAAtataattgtttattgataactcATAATACTTACTAAATTTAAATACGTAGATCCGGTATTAGATTACACCAATAAAAATATGCCATCTCTTTCGTGGTGTTAGACACCAATGCTAGCCTTAGCAATTCTCTTTTATAAAAGGGAGGGTGATAGTGTCTTATAAGTCACACCATTTTCTTCAACATTTCACATCAGAAAAGAAATATATAGGTTTTGAACTTCTGTTTTAAGAATAAAATGTCGTCGTCTGATATTGGTAAGCTGGAGACTGATGTAGAAATCAAAGCCTCTGCTGAAAAATTCCATGAAATGTTCACTCATAAACCGCACCATATCACCCATGCTTGCTCTGACAAGATTCAGAATTGTGAGTTACACGAAGGTGAATGGGGCCAAGTGGGTTCTGTCATCTACTGGAATTATTTCCATGGTAAGACCAAAGAAAATTTACATGTAATGTATTTGTGGATCTAATCTCTTATATAGTACGTTTGTATATCTTTTCATAACCACTACAGTACGTACTCttaaatctaacaaatatatatacatatatatatatacatttgtaTAAACAAACaactaaaattaaaagaaaagaagtgaatatttttctatttaCAAGTTGTTTTTCTATGTTTGTTGAGTAGttagaaaaggaaaaaaacaAGAAGCAAATTTTTGGGTTAGTTGGTTCAAAGCTTAATCGATTTATATTATGTTATGAAgtctaattaataatattattaaatgcACGCATGCAGAGGGGAAAGCTAAAGTGGTCAAGGATATAGTTGAAGCCATAGACGAGGAGAAGAATTTAATCACGTTCAAAGTGATTGAAGGGGATCTTGTGGAGCACTACAAGAGCTTCAAATTAACGATTCAAGCCACTCCCAAAACTGATGGCCAGGGAAGCATTGTACACTTTACAATCGAGTACGAAAAGCACCATGACGAAATCCTAGACCCGCACTCCATGATTGAGTTCCTTGCGGATATTTCTAAAGATCTCGATGTTCATCTTCTCCAGGATATATAAATAGTCAAACCCGAATCTAAAGCTGCAACGTTTATGGCCCACTAAATAATTTAAGCTTTGAGTATATAAGTATGAATAAGTGGTCATATTCTACGTTTGGCATGATGATCTAGTTATCATGATAAGTAATCACTTGCTATTATTGTTGTctctatatttttatttgaaGAGTGTTCATGCACGTTTATGTTTTTGCCTTTATTTGGATATTGTGTGTTATATTTGTGCTTCAGTCAGAGTTCCCATatcataatgatgcatgtttacaATTTAAGGGTCCTCATAGCAAGTCCAATATGGCAGTGCTAAAATATTACACAACTTAAAAAATAGCAGCTGTAATGGTGTGTCATATTTGTCATGGAATATAACATGATCTTAATTTGGATAAGCAATAAATACTTACTTATTTACTTTTCTACCTttgataattattttattatattattagtaTCTAATTTAGAATAGGTACCAATTTAGTATAATGTGTTTTAACAAAGTATAACTTTGGTATACTGtgttttaacaaaataaaatttaaaaattggtaTAAAATTGTACCTTAATTATGCTCTACATAATAGTTATTAGTTACCCTgaaatttaaaaatcaatataaaatagtACCCTGATATAGATGAGAGAATATATCCATTTAATATCTTGTCATTTGTGATCAAATTTGAAATCATGGTACCATTTTATATTGTGATTATCATATTAGTATTATTCGCAATAAATGATACTAAAACTATACATTAATAAAACTCAAGCCACCAAAAGAGTAAATTCTATCTAATTTATTATTTACATTGATTGTATAAGTAAAAAACATTATTATTTTTGTAGGGTTTATACCAATTTACGTCTTGTGTTTTGCAATAGTTATCGATCGAACTCTCTCACTACAATAAATTATactttcaatgactccctacaatgtcttacaccattgatgtaagacattaaaaattacgAGGGGTTTTTaatgtcttatgttgggagacatttaatttttttattaatgactaaAATTGTAAGATATTAAAAGGGTGGGAagacattgaaacactcttgccTAACACATGTCAAGGgaggacatccaacgtctcccactaggagacgttGTCTCACGTGtcctagtgggagacgttggaagtcctCACTTCATATATGAACCACACAACTTggcttctttctttctctttcttcatGCGCGATTACATAGAGGCATTTGGGTCAAATTTCTGCAATTTTTTGGCTTGAAAGTTACAAAATTCTCTCAATTTTCAAGATTTTGTGGTAAATTTTCTAGAAAAAAATTATGAGTTAGTATTACGATGATAtatattgttagagaatatattttattgctcaatggaaatatggaaaaaccaaaaatacaactctatgccaagaatacaatggactagat
It includes:
- the LOC133820949 gene encoding MLP-like protein 31 gives rise to the protein MSSSDIGKLETDVEIKASAEKFHEMFTHKPHHITHACSDKIQNCELHEGEWGQVGSVIYWNYFHEGKAKVVKDIVEAIDEEKNLITFKVIEGDLVEHYKSFKLTIQATPKTDGQGSIVHFTIEYEKHHDEILDPHSMIEFLADISKDLDVHLLQDI